GGGCAGGTCGCCGACCGGCTCGGTGTCCACAAGTCCACGGCGCTCCGGCTCCTGCGCACCCTCCACGAACACGGCCTCGTCTACCGCCAGTCCGACCAGCGCTACCGCCTCGGCGCCCGGCTCTTCGCCCTCGCCCAGCAGGCCGCCGAAAACCTCGACGTACGCGAAATCGCCCACCCCCACCTCGTCGAACTCAACGAGAAATGCGGGCACACCGTCCACCTCGCGGTCCATGAGGAGAACGAGGTCCTTTACATCGACAAGGTGGAGAGCCGCTATCCGGTCCGGATGTACTCCCGGATCGGCAAACCCGTCGCGATCACCGTCGCCGCGGTCGCCAAGCTGCTCCTCGCCGACCTGCCCGAACCCGAGCGCCGCGCCCTCGCGGAAAAGCTCGACTACCCCCTCTACACGTCCCGTTCGACCCCGAACGCCACGGCCTTCCTGGCCGAACTGGCCAAGGTCGGCGAACAGGGCTGGGCCACCGACCTCGGTGGCCACGAGGAGTCCATCAACTGCGTCGCGGCCCCCATCCGCGGTGCGGACGGACGCCTGGTCGCCGCCATGTCGGTCTCCGCGCCCAATGTCGTCGTCACCGCCGAAGAACTCCTCACACTGCTCCCGCTGGTACGCCGCACCGCCGACGCCGTCAGCCGGGAGTACTCCGGAACCGCCATTCCCCAGTCACCACCGGTCCCGTGACCAGCGGCCCGGTAGTCACCGGTCCCGCAACCACCGGCCCCGTACAGGAAGCCTGCATCCCATGACCGAGAAGACCGCGCTCACCCCGGCCACCCACACCACCCCGCCCGCGAAGTTCTCCCACGGCGTCAAGAAGGGCAACATCCTCCAGGTCGCGGGCCAGGTCGGCTTCCTCCCCGC
This portion of the Streptomyces sp. 2114.4 genome encodes:
- a CDS encoding IclR family transcriptional regulator, producing MSQTVDRALSILPLLAEGPADLGQVADRLGVHKSTALRLLRTLHEHGLVYRQSDQRYRLGARLFALAQQAAENLDVREIAHPHLVELNEKCGHTVHLAVHEENEVLYIDKVESRYPVRMYSRIGKPVAITVAAVAKLLLADLPEPERRALAEKLDYPLYTSRSTPNATAFLAELAKVGEQGWATDLGGHEESINCVAAPIRGADGRLVAAMSVSAPNVVVTAEELLTLLPLVRRTADAVSREYSGTAIPQSPPVP